Below is a genomic region from Pseudarthrobacter sulfonivorans.
CAGCCAGAAGCGGCACGAAACTCGGCTCGAGTACAACGCCGCGCTGCCCGGATGCCCGGCACGGCAGCTGCTGGAGGCCATGAGCAGCAAATGGGTGAGCCTCGTGATGCTCGCGTTATCCGAGGGGCAACAAAGGCACAGCGAGCTCCGGCGGCAGATCCCGGGCGCGAGCCAGAAGATGCTGACCTCCACGCTGCGTTCCTTGGAACGGGACGGCCTGGTCTCGAGGTCCGTGACACCCACCGTTCCTGCCCGGACGGACTACGAGCTCACCACCCTGGGCCACTCCCTGCTCTGCGTGATCCATGAGATGAAGGACTGGGCCGAGGCCAACATGGACGAAGTAGCCCATGCCCGCCTTGAGCACGACCACGACCGCTCCATCGCCGGGTAGCCCCGACGGCGGCCCGCCCGCCGTCGTCGGCCTCGCCCACGCCCGGGACATCACCATGCGGACCGGGGAACGCTTGGGGAACGGTCGCGACCTACCGTTAAGCGAGAAATCTGAAAGGAGGTGAGAACAATGGCAGACCACTATGCCTCAGGAACCTGGCAGGTGAAGCAGGGCAGCGAGCAGGAATTCATAGATCGGTGGACCGAGTTCCTTCAGTGGTCCCGGGCGAACTACCCGTCGATCCTGGTGGCGAACCTCATTCGTGACCGACGTGTTCCCGGTCATTATGTTTCGTTCGCGGAGTGGACCGACGAGGCGTCCCGGGACGCGTGGAAGCAGAACCCGGGGTTCATGACCCACTTCGATGCCTGCGTTGCGCTGTGCGAGCACATGAGCGGTGCTGATTTCGACCGTGTAGTGACCGTGTAAGTTCTGAGTCAGGTTGCCCGGCGCGCGGCCGCGAGCGCCCGCAGCGCGCCGAGCTGCTCGAACGCAATGGCCGCGTCGTCCAGCAGGTGCCGGTCAGCCAGACCGCCGGCGCCGGCCAAAGCGGCCTGCAGCCGGCAGCGGGCGGACCAGAAAGGCTGATGGGCCCTTTCGTAGAGGCGCGCCGCGGAGAGGAATCGTTCGCGTGCCCCGCCCGCGTCCGCGTCGGTCAGCGCCAGCGAACCGCGGGCGGACTCGGCCATGGCAGTCCACGCCGAACTTTGGAAGGACTGCCCAACCCGCTCGGCTGCCTGGGCGAATACGGTTGCGCCCGCCCTGTCGCCGAGCGCAGCGAACGCTTCGGCCGCCATCGGATACAGCAGGGCGGTGCACGTCGGACATTCGCCGTAGCGCGCCGCTGTCGCCGCCGCGGACCGGACTACGCGGACTGCCTCGGCCGGATCGCGGCGCTCCAGCGCGTCCAACGCCGCTGTCGCATAGAGCCGGCCCCAGGCGTGCCGGGCCAAGGGCGATACCACGGCGATCGCCATCCCGTGACGAAGGTACGCCGCCGCCGCGATGCTATCGCCTCGCATTACCGCGAGTTCGGCAAGCCGCTGCCAAGGCAGCGCACCGGAGCGGGCATCGAGCTCAGCGTACAATTCTGTGCTGCGCTCCAGGCACCCCGCGGCCTCATCCCAGCGCCCCTGCAACAGGAGTGATTCCCCGAGCAGGCACCAGGCGAACGCCTGAGCGTGGCGCGCACCCCGGCCGATGGCCAGCGCCAGCGTGCCGCGGGCATAGTCTTCGACCGTCTCGCACAGCCCGTCCCCATACAGATGGTATTCACCGATGCAGCAATAGAATTCGAAGATCCTTCCCAGCCGCGGATCCTCGCCGCCCACATCACCCAGCCGCTCGATCTCG
It encodes:
- a CDS encoding winged helix-turn-helix transcriptional regulator, with translation MTLTASQKRHETRLEYNAALPGCPARQLLEAMSSKWVSLVMLALSEGQQRHSELRRQIPGASQKMLTSTLRSLERDGLVSRSVTPTVPARTDYELTTLGHSLLCVIHEMKDWAEANMDEVAHARLEHDHDRSIAG
- a CDS encoding antibiotic biosynthesis monooxygenase family protein gives rise to the protein MADHYASGTWQVKQGSEQEFIDRWTEFLQWSRANYPSILVANLIRDRRVPGHYVSFAEWTDEASRDAWKQNPGFMTHFDACVALCEHMSGADFDRVVTV